A genomic stretch from Canis lupus baileyi chromosome 3, mCanLup2.hap1, whole genome shotgun sequence includes:
- the DPEP1 gene encoding dipeptidase 1, with translation MWISWWLWPLVAICAGDRFRDEAERIMRGTPVIDGHNDLPWQLLTRFNNQLQVEAANLTSLTHTHTNIPKLKAGFVGGQFWSAYTPCDTQNKDAVKRTLEQIDVIHRMCQMYPETFVCVTNSTGIRQAFQEGKIASLVGVEGGHSIDSSLGVLRTLYHLGMRYMTLTHSCNTPWADNWLVDTGEDKGESQGLSPFGQRVVKEMNRLGVIIDLAHVSVSTMKDALSLSKAPVLFSHSSAYSLCQHRRNVPDDVLQLVNQTGSLVMVNFYNDYVSCKKEATLSQVADHLDHIKKVAGAGAVGFGGDFDGVSRLPLGLEDVSKYPDLVAELLRRQWTEAEVRGVLANNLLRVFEAVERVSDHTQTPEEEPISLDKLQDSCRTNYGYSEAPSFHHQPRVLLASLTTVLLGLCLL, from the exons ATGTGGATCAGCTGGTGGCTCTGGCCCCTGGTGGCCATCTGTGCTGGAGACCGGTTCCGGGATGAGGCTGAGAGGATCATGCGGGGCACACCTGTCATCGACGG GCACAACGACCTGCCCTGGCAGCTGCTAACCAGGTTCAACAACCAGCTTCAGGTTGAGGCGGCCAACCTGACGAGtctcacccacacacacaccaacatcCCCAAGCTGAAGGCTGGTTTTGTGGGGGGCCAG TTCTGGTCCGCATACACACCCTGTGACACCCAGAACAAAGACGCTGTGAAGAGGACACTGGAGCAGATCGATGTCATCCATCGCATGTGCCAGATGTACCCGGAGACCTTTGTGTGTGTCACCAACAGCACAG GCATCCGGCAGGCCTTCCAGGAGGGGAAGATAGCCAGTCTTGTTGGTGTGGAGGGGGGCCACTCCATAGACAGCAGCCTGGGCGTCCTGCGGACACTCTACCACCTGGGCATGCGGTACATGACTCTCACCCACAGCTGCAACACACCCTG GGCTGACAACTGGCTGGTGGACACAGGAGAGGACAAGGGCGAGAGCCAAGGCCTGTCACCCTTTGGCCAG CGTGTGGTGAAGGAGATGAACCGGCTGGGGGTCATCATTGACTTGGCCCACGTGTCTGTGAGCACCATGAAGGATGCCCTTAGTCTGTCCAAGGCTCCCGTCCTCTTCAGCCACTCCTCGGCCTACAGCCTGTGTCAGCACCGGCGCAACGTGCCTGATGATGTGCTTCAGCTGGTG AACCAGACAGGTAGCCTGGTGATGGTGAATTTCTACAATGACTACGTTTCCTGCAAAAAGGAGGCCACCCTGTCCCAAGTAGCAG ACCATCTGGATCACATCAAGAAGGTGGCAGGAGCTGGAGCTGTGGGCTTTGGTGGGGACTTTGATGGTGTCTCCAG gctccccttggggctTGAAGACGTGTCCAAGTACCCAGACCTGGTGGCTGAGCTACTCAGGAGGCAGTGGACAGAAGCGGAGGTCAGGGGTGTCCTGGCCAACAACCTGCTCCGGGTTTTCGAGGCAGTGGAACgg GTGAGTGATCACACACAAACTCCCGAGGAGGAGCCCATCTCCCTGGACAAGCTGCAGGATTCCTGCAGGACCAACTATGGCTACTCAGAGGCCCCCAGCTTCCACCACCAGCCAAGGGTCCTGCTGGCCTCCCTCACCACCGTCCTCCTCGGCCTGTGTCTCCTATGA
- the CHMP1A gene encoding charged multivesicular body protein 1a has translation MDDTLFQLKFTAKQLEKLAKKAEKDSKAEQAKVKKALQQKNVECARVYAENAIRKKNEGVNWLRMASRVDAVASKVQTAVTMKGVTKNMAQVTKALDRALSTMDLQKVSAVMDRFEQQVQNLDVHTAVMEDSMSSATTLTTPQEQVDSLIMQIAEENGLEVLDQLNQLPEGASAVGESSVRSQEDQLSRRLAALRN, from the exons ATACCCTGTTCCAGTTGAAG TTCACAGCAAAGCAGCTAGAGAAGCTGGCCAAGAAGGCAGAAAAGGACTCCAAGGCAGAGCAGGCCAAGGTGAAGAAG GCCCTCCAGCAGAAGAACGTAGAATGTGCCCGTGTGTACGCTGAGAACGCCATCCGCAAGAAGAATGAAGGCGTGAACTGGCTCCGTATGGCATCCCGTGTGGATGCAGTGGCCTCCAAGGTGCAGACGGCCGTGACCATGAAGGGG GTGACCAAGAACATGGCCCAGGTGACCAAAGCCCTGGACAGGGCGCTAAGCACCATGGACTTGCAGAAGGTCTCTGCGGTGATGGACAGGTTCGAGCAACAGGTTCAGAACTTGGATGTGCATACAGCG GTGATGGAGGACTCCATGAGCTCGGCCACCACGCTGACCACGCCGCAGGAACAGGTGGATAGCCTCATCATGCAGATCGCTGAGGAGAACGGCCTGGAGGTCCTGGACCAGCTCAACCAGCTGCCTGAGGGCGCCTCTGCTGTGGGCGAGAGCTCCGTGCGCAGCCAAGAGGACCAGCTGTCTCGGAG GTTGGCCGCCCTGAGAAACTAG